A DNA window from Zingiber officinale cultivar Zhangliang chromosome 3A, Zo_v1.1, whole genome shotgun sequence contains the following coding sequences:
- the LOC122052572 gene encoding RNA-directed DNA methylation 4-like isoform X2 codes for MSPPSINGKPRPLSSITGKHTALSSMSPPSITRKPPPLSSITGKSPPLSSMSPPLSLNTGNPPPLSLITGNPPSLSLMTRNPPPQSLITRNPPPLSLITGNPPPLGLFTGKPLPLSSITGKPVIVRVKRKASQAKLDSFWLEINERPHKKAFLGLGNLSLSDCGTGKVLNELASKKMLVHRLETVGRSQSVKDVLHSFLKHDQLRAKAIKEHEDLARSARFEQIWKKRESIDAEECSLYEKCHLYDVVRVDAEDETHQRVPKPKIAPEVGGAIFDKYLSLLREFLPQAAEEIEHDRATTKDNFVYDIYTIGSGVDIDTDSIDEHPLIQVYVEDDYYDGSSQSDYESDDSNAENYPWNDYCDEESDFEDSDSIYDQSEEEDREDWRWGYR; via the exons ATGTCTCCTCCGTCGATCAACGGAAAGCCTCGTCCGCTGAGTTCCATCACCGGAAAGCATACTGCTCTGAGTTCGATGTCTCCTCCGTCCATCACCAGAAAGCCTCCTCCTCTGAGTTCCATCACTGGAAAGTCTCCTCCGCTGAGTTCCATGTCTCCTCCGCTGAGTTTGAACACAGGAAACCCTCCTCCGCTGAGTTTGATTACAGGAAACCCTCCTTCGCTGAGCTTGATGACAAGAAACCCTCCTCCCCAGAGTTTGATCACAAGAAACCCTCCTCCCCTGAGTTTGATCACAGGAAACCCTCCTCCGCTGGGTTTGTTTACAGGAAAGCCTCTTCCGCTGAGTTCGATCACTGGAAAGCCGGTGATCGTAAGGGTTAAGCGGAAGGCCTCCCAAGCAAAACTTGACTCTTTCT GGTTGGAGATTAATGAAAGGCCACATAAAAAAGCATTCTTGGGTCTTGGAAATCTCTCCTTATCTGATTGCGGCACAGGAAAAG TTCTCAATGAGCTTGCAAGTAAGAAGATGTTAGTTCATCGTCTTGAGACAGTTGGGCGCTCCCAGTCTGTCAAAGATGTGCTGCATTCTTTTCTG AAACATGATCAATTGCGGGCCAAGGCTATAAAAGAGCATGAG GATCTTGCTAGAAGTGCTCGATTTGAACAAATATGGAAGAAAAGGGAAAGCATAGATGCAGAAGAATGCTCTTTGTATGAAAAATGCCATTTGTATGATGTTGTTCGAGTTGATGCCGAGGACGAAACTCACCAAAGGGTGCCAAAGCCCAA AATTGCTCCTGAGGTTGGTGGTgcaatttttgataagtatttatCACTTTTAAGGGAATTCCTTCCACAAGCAGCTGAAGAGATTGAACATGACAGGGCAACTACAAAAG ATAACTTTGTTTACGACATATATACTATCGGCAGTGGTGTGGACATAGACACAGATAGTATTGATGAGCATCCATT AATCCAAGTTTATGTGGAGGATGACTATTATGATGGCTCGTCACAATCTGATTATGAAAGTGATGATTCAAATG CTGAAAACTATCCATGGAACGATTATTGTGATGAAGAGTCTGACTTTGAAGATTCTGACTCGATTTATGATCAAAGTGAAGAGGAAGATCGAGAGGACTGGAGATGGGGATATCGTTAA
- the LOC122052572 gene encoding RNA-directed DNA methylation 4-like isoform X1, producing the protein MSPPSINGKPRPLSSITGKHTALSSMSPPSITRKPPPLSSITGKSPPLSSMSPPLSLNTGNPPPLSLITGNPPSLSLMTRNPPPQSLITRNPPPLSLITGNPPPLGLFTGKPLPLSSITGKPVIVRVKRKASQAKLDSFWLEINERPHKKAFLGLGNLSLSDCGTGKVLNELASKKMLVHRLETVGRSQSVKDVLHSFLQPSRNTKEFKGRSKERRSLYKPDKKHDQLRAKAIKEHEDLARSARFEQIWKKRESIDAEECSLYEKCHLYDVVRVDAEDETHQRVPKPKIAPEVGGAIFDKYLSLLREFLPQAAEEIEHDRATTKDNFVYDIYTIGSGVDIDTDSIDEHPLIQVYVEDDYYDGSSQSDYESDDSNAENYPWNDYCDEESDFEDSDSIYDQSEEEDREDWRWGYR; encoded by the exons ATGTCTCCTCCGTCGATCAACGGAAAGCCTCGTCCGCTGAGTTCCATCACCGGAAAGCATACTGCTCTGAGTTCGATGTCTCCTCCGTCCATCACCAGAAAGCCTCCTCCTCTGAGTTCCATCACTGGAAAGTCTCCTCCGCTGAGTTCCATGTCTCCTCCGCTGAGTTTGAACACAGGAAACCCTCCTCCGCTGAGTTTGATTACAGGAAACCCTCCTTCGCTGAGCTTGATGACAAGAAACCCTCCTCCCCAGAGTTTGATCACAAGAAACCCTCCTCCCCTGAGTTTGATCACAGGAAACCCTCCTCCGCTGGGTTTGTTTACAGGAAAGCCTCTTCCGCTGAGTTCGATCACTGGAAAGCCGGTGATCGTAAGGGTTAAGCGGAAGGCCTCCCAAGCAAAACTTGACTCTTTCT GGTTGGAGATTAATGAAAGGCCACATAAAAAAGCATTCTTGGGTCTTGGAAATCTCTCCTTATCTGATTGCGGCACAGGAAAAG TTCTCAATGAGCTTGCAAGTAAGAAGATGTTAGTTCATCGTCTTGAGACAGTTGGGCGCTCCCAGTCTGTCAAAGATGTGCTGCATTCTTTTCTG CAACCTTCCAGAAACACAAAAGAATTTAAGGGGAGATCTAAGGAGCGTAGAAGTTTGTATAAACCTGATAAG AAACATGATCAATTGCGGGCCAAGGCTATAAAAGAGCATGAG GATCTTGCTAGAAGTGCTCGATTTGAACAAATATGGAAGAAAAGGGAAAGCATAGATGCAGAAGAATGCTCTTTGTATGAAAAATGCCATTTGTATGATGTTGTTCGAGTTGATGCCGAGGACGAAACTCACCAAAGGGTGCCAAAGCCCAA AATTGCTCCTGAGGTTGGTGGTgcaatttttgataagtatttatCACTTTTAAGGGAATTCCTTCCACAAGCAGCTGAAGAGATTGAACATGACAGGGCAACTACAAAAG ATAACTTTGTTTACGACATATATACTATCGGCAGTGGTGTGGACATAGACACAGATAGTATTGATGAGCATCCATT AATCCAAGTTTATGTGGAGGATGACTATTATGATGGCTCGTCACAATCTGATTATGAAAGTGATGATTCAAATG CTGAAAACTATCCATGGAACGATTATTGTGATGAAGAGTCTGACTTTGAAGATTCTGACTCGATTTATGATCAAAGTGAAGAGGAAGATCGAGAGGACTGGAGATGGGGATATCGTTAA